A genomic window from Serratia liquefaciens includes:
- a CDS encoding YchE family NAAT transporter, which yields MGQSLLDFSGYIKFFVGLFALVNPVGILPVFISMTSYQAAAGRNKTNLTANLSVAIILWTSLFLGEGILRMFGISIDSFRIAGGILVVTIAMSMISGKLGEDKQNKQEKSESAIRESIGVVPLALPLMAGPGAISSTIVWSSRYHSWQNLLGFTLAIALFAFCCWLLFRAAPLLVRLLGQTGINVITRIMGLLLMALGIEFIVTGIKAIFPGLL from the coding sequence GTGGGCCAATCTCTGTTGGATTTTTCCGGCTACATTAAATTTTTTGTCGGCCTGTTTGCGCTGGTGAACCCGGTAGGCATTTTGCCAGTATTTATCAGCATGACCAGCTATCAGGCGGCGGCGGGGCGCAATAAAACTAACCTGACCGCCAACCTGTCGGTGGCCATAATCCTCTGGACCTCGCTGTTTTTGGGGGAGGGGATTTTGCGCATGTTCGGCATCTCCATTGACTCGTTCCGCATTGCCGGCGGCATCCTGGTGGTCACCATTGCGATGTCGATGATCAGCGGCAAACTGGGGGAAGACAAACAGAACAAACAGGAAAAATCGGAGAGCGCAATCCGTGAAAGCATCGGCGTAGTGCCCCTGGCATTGCCACTGATGGCCGGACCGGGTGCCATCAGTTCCACCATTGTCTGGAGTTCCCGCTATCATAGCTGGCAAAACCTGTTGGGTTTTACCCTGGCGATCGCGCTCTTTGCCTTTTGTTGCTGGCTATTGTTCCGCGCCGCGCCTTTATTGGTTCGTTTATTGGGGCAAACCGGCATTAACGTCATCACCCGAATCATGGGGTTGTTGCTGATGGCTTTAGGTATCGAATTTATCGTTACCGGCATTAAGGCCATATTCCCGGGTCTGTTGTAA
- the adhE gene encoding bifunctional acetaldehyde-CoA/alcohol dehydrogenase: MAVTNVAELNELVARVKKAQREYANFTQEQVDKIFRAAALAAADARIPLAKMAVEESGMGIVEDKVIKNHFASEFIYNAYKDEKTCGILSEDDTFGTITIAEPIGLICGIVPTTNPTSTAIFKALISLKTRNGIIFSPHPRAKNATNKAADIVLQAAIAAGAPKDIVGWIDQPTVELSNQLMHHPDINLILATGGPGMVKAAYSSGKPAIGVGAGNTPVVVDETADIKRVVASILMSKTFDSGVICASEQSVIVVDSIYDAVRERFASHGGYMLQGKELKAVQDIILKNGGLNAAIVGQSAPKIAEMAGIKVPASTKVLIGEVKLVDESEPFAHEKLSPTLAMYRAKDFEDAVSKAEKLVAMGGIGHTSCLYTDQDNQPERVAFFGDKMKTARILINTPASQGGIGDLYNFKLAPSLTLGCGSWGGNSISENVGPKHLINKKTVAKRAENMLWHKLPKSIYFRRGSLPIALEEVATDGAKRAFIVTDRYLFNNGYADQITSVLKSHGIETEVFFEVEADPTLSIVRKGAEQMNSFKPDVIIALGGGSPMDAAKIMWVLYEHPETHFEDLALRFMDIRKRIYKFPKMGVKAKMIAVTTTSGTGSEVTPFAVVTDDVTGQKYPLADYALTPDMAIVDANLVMNMPKSLCAFGGLDAVTHALEAYVSVLANEYSDGQALQALKLLKEYLPASYKEGAKNPVARERVHNAATIAGIAFANAFLGVCHSMAHKLGSEFHIPHGLANAMLISNVIRYNANDNPTKQTAFSQYDRPQARRRYAEIADHLGLSAPGDRTAQKIEKLLTWLDEIKAELGIPASIREAGVLEADFLAKVDKLSEDAFDDQCTGANPRYPLIAELKQIMLDTFYGRKFSEAVDEEVLVAPVAAKTVKKTKK; the protein is encoded by the coding sequence ATGGCTGTAACAAATGTCGCTGAACTGAACGAGCTAGTTGCACGTGTCAAAAAAGCCCAGCGCGAATATGCCAACTTCACTCAAGAGCAAGTTGATAAAATTTTCCGCGCTGCTGCCCTCGCCGCTGCCGATGCCCGTATTCCTCTGGCTAAAATGGCCGTTGAAGAATCCGGTATGGGTATCGTTGAAGATAAAGTGATCAAGAACCACTTCGCATCCGAGTTTATCTACAACGCCTATAAAGATGAAAAAACCTGCGGTATCCTGTCTGAAGACGATACTTTCGGTACCATCACCATCGCCGAACCTATCGGCCTGATTTGCGGTATCGTACCCACCACCAACCCAACTTCCACGGCGATTTTCAAAGCGTTAATCAGCCTGAAAACCCGTAACGGCATTATCTTCTCTCCGCACCCTCGTGCGAAAAACGCCACCAACAAAGCGGCAGATATCGTGCTGCAGGCAGCGATTGCCGCCGGTGCACCAAAAGACATCGTCGGCTGGATCGATCAGCCTACCGTTGAACTGTCCAACCAGCTGATGCACCACCCTGACATCAACCTGATCCTGGCCACCGGTGGCCCAGGCATGGTTAAAGCGGCCTACAGCTCCGGCAAACCGGCCATCGGCGTGGGTGCAGGTAATACCCCGGTGGTGGTTGACGAAACGGCGGATATCAAACGCGTCGTGGCCTCTATTCTGATGTCTAAAACCTTCGACAGCGGTGTGATTTGCGCCTCTGAGCAATCCGTCATCGTGGTTGACTCCATCTATGATGCGGTGCGCGAACGTTTCGCTTCCCATGGCGGCTACATGCTGCAGGGTAAAGAACTGAAAGCCGTGCAGGACATCATCCTGAAAAACGGCGGTCTGAATGCGGCTATCGTCGGTCAGTCTGCACCGAAAATCGCTGAAATGGCAGGCATCAAAGTTCCGGCAAGCACCAAGGTGCTGATCGGTGAAGTGAAGCTGGTCGATGAGTCAGAACCTTTCGCTCACGAAAAGCTGTCGCCAACGCTGGCCATGTATCGCGCCAAAGACTTTGAAGACGCGGTCAGCAAAGCGGAAAAACTGGTCGCCATGGGCGGTATCGGTCACACCTCTTGCCTGTACACCGACCAGGATAATCAGCCGGAACGCGTAGCCTTCTTCGGCGACAAGATGAAAACCGCGCGTATCCTGATCAACACCCCTGCTTCTCAGGGTGGTATCGGCGACCTGTACAACTTCAAACTCGCTCCGTCTCTGACGCTGGGCTGCGGTTCCTGGGGCGGTAACTCCATCTCTGAAAACGTCGGTCCAAAACACCTGATCAACAAGAAAACTGTAGCGAAGCGAGCAGAAAACATGTTGTGGCATAAACTTCCGAAATCAATCTACTTCCGCCGTGGCTCACTGCCAATCGCGCTGGAAGAAGTAGCGACCGACGGGGCAAAACGCGCCTTCATTGTGACCGACCGCTACCTGTTCAACAACGGCTATGCAGACCAGATCACTTCCGTTCTGAAGTCACACGGCATTGAAACCGAAGTGTTCTTCGAGGTTGAAGCGGATCCAACGCTGTCCATCGTTCGTAAAGGCGCTGAACAGATGAACTCCTTCAAGCCAGACGTGATCATCGCACTGGGCGGCGGTTCACCGATGGATGCTGCGAAGATCATGTGGGTCCTGTACGAACATCCGGAAACCCACTTCGAAGACCTGGCGCTGCGCTTTATGGATATCCGTAAACGTATCTACAAGTTCCCGAAAATGGGAGTGAAGGCAAAAATGATTGCCGTCACCACCACTTCAGGCACCGGTTCAGAAGTTACGCCATTTGCGGTAGTGACCGACGACGTGACCGGTCAGAAATACCCACTGGCAGATTACGCATTGACTCCTGACATGGCGATCGTTGACGCCAACCTGGTCATGAACATGCCGAAATCCCTGTGCGCCTTCGGTGGCCTGGATGCGGTAACTCACGCGCTGGAAGCTTATGTTTCAGTCCTGGCGAACGAATACTCCGACGGTCAGGCGCTGCAAGCGTTGAAACTGCTGAAAGAGTATCTGCCAGCAAGCTATAAAGAAGGCGCCAAGAACCCGGTAGCCCGTGAGCGCGTGCACAATGCCGCAACCATCGCCGGTATCGCGTTCGCCAACGCCTTCCTGGGGGTTTGCCACTCAATGGCCCACAAACTGGGCTCCGAGTTCCATATCCCACACGGTTTGGCCAACGCCATGCTGATCTCCAACGTCATTCGTTATAACGCGAACGACAACCCGACCAAACAAACGGCTTTCAGCCAGTACGACCGCCCACAAGCACGTCGCCGCTACGCTGAAATCGCTGACCACCTCGGCCTGAGCGCACCGGGCGACCGTACCGCACAGAAAATCGAGAAGTTGCTGACCTGGTTGGACGAGATCAAGGCCGAACTGGGCATCCCTGCTTCAATCCGCGAAGCCGGCGTGCTGGAAGCCGATTTCCTGGCGAAAGTAGACAAGCTGTCTGAAGACGCCTTTGACGACCAGTGTACCGGTGCTAACCCACGTTATCCGCTGATTGCTGAACTCAAGCAAATCATGCTGGATACCTTCTACGGCCGTAAATTCAGCGAAGCGGTTGACGAAGAGGTTTTGGTCGCACCGGTTGCCGCCAAGACGGTAAAGAAGACCAAAAAATAA
- a CDS encoding thymidine kinase: protein MAQLYFYYSAMNAGKSTALLQSSYNYQERGMRTLVFTAEIDHRFGVGKVSSRIGLSSQAQLYNNDSMLFAMIAQEHQQQPVHCVLLDESQFLTKQQVEQLCDVVDQLDIPVLCYGLRTDFLGELFIGSQYLLAWADKLVELKTICHCGRKANMVLRLDESGKAMHAGEQVVIGGNESYVSVCRKHYKEAIEALE, encoded by the coding sequence ATGGCTCAACTTTATTTTTATTACTCTGCTATGAATGCAGGGAAATCTACCGCGCTGTTGCAATCTTCATATAATTATCAAGAACGTGGTATGCGTACACTGGTGTTTACCGCTGAAATAGATCACCGTTTTGGCGTGGGTAAGGTGAGCTCGCGGATCGGCCTGTCTTCCCAGGCACAGCTGTATAATAATGACTCGATGCTCTTTGCGATGATTGCGCAGGAACATCAGCAGCAGCCTGTACACTGCGTTCTGCTGGATGAAAGTCAGTTCCTGACGAAACAGCAGGTCGAGCAATTGTGCGATGTTGTCGATCAGCTGGATATTCCGGTGCTGTGTTACGGCTTGCGTACCGACTTCCTGGGTGAACTGTTTATTGGCAGTCAATATTTGCTGGCCTGGGCAGACAAATTGGTGGAGTTGAAAACCATTTGCCACTGCGGGCGTAAGGCGAATATGGTGCTGCGACTCGATGAGAGCGGGAAGGCGATGCATGCCGGTGAACAGGTGGTGATTGGTGGTAACGAAAGCTACGTCTCCGTCTGCCGCAAACATTACAAGGAAGCGATAGAGGCATTGGAGTAG
- the hns gene encoding histone-like nucleoid-structuring protein H-NS yields MSEALKILNNIRTLRAQARECSLETLEEMLEKLEVVVNERREEDSQAQAEVEERTRKLQQYREMLIADGIDPNELLQTMAATKAAGKAKRAARPAKYQYKDENGELKTWTGQGRTPAVIKKAIEEQGKSLDDFLL; encoded by the coding sequence ATGAGCGAAGCATTAAAGATTTTGAACAACATCCGTACTCTCCGCGCTCAGGCAAGAGAATGCAGCCTGGAAACGCTGGAAGAGATGCTTGAAAAACTGGAAGTTGTTGTGAACGAACGTCGCGAAGAAGACAGCCAGGCTCAAGCAGAAGTTGAAGAACGCACCCGTAAACTGCAGCAATATCGTGAAATGCTGATTGCTGACGGTATTGATCCAAATGAACTGCTGCAAACTATGGCTGCAACTAAAGCCGCTGGTAAAGCTAAACGTGCAGCACGTCCGGCTAAATACCAATATAAAGATGAAAACGGTGAACTGAAAACCTGGACTGGCCAGGGCCGTACTCCAGCAGTGATTAAGAAAGCTATCGAAGAGCAAGGTAAATCTCTGGACGATTTCCTGCTGTAA
- a CDS encoding NAD-dependent epimerase has translation MKFLVTGAAGFIGYHTAERLLAAGHQVVGIDNLNDYYDVGLKMARLDLLADKPAFRFIKLDLADREGMAQLFAEHQFQRVIHLGAQAGVRYSLENPLAYADSNLIGHLNVLEGCRHNKVEHLLYASSSSVYGLNRKLPFATEDSVDHPISLYAATKKANELMSHSYSHLYGLPTTGLRFFTVYGPWGRPDMALFKFTKAILAGDSIDVYNHGEMHRDFTYIDDIAEAIVRLQAVIPQPNADWTVEQGSPATSSAPYHVYNIGNSSPVKLMKYISALEQALGIEARKNMLPMQPGDVLDTSADTAELYRVIGFKPETSVEEGVKRFVEWYKSFYKAQ, from the coding sequence ATGAAATTCCTGGTTACAGGCGCGGCAGGCTTTATTGGTTATCATACTGCTGAGCGTTTGTTGGCCGCAGGTCATCAGGTTGTCGGTATCGACAACCTGAATGATTATTATGATGTGGGTCTGAAAATGGCCCGTCTTGATCTGCTGGCGGATAAGCCTGCCTTCCGGTTTATTAAGCTGGATTTGGCCGATCGAGAAGGGATGGCGCAGCTGTTCGCCGAGCACCAGTTTCAGCGGGTAATCCATCTGGGTGCGCAGGCCGGGGTGCGTTATTCGCTGGAAAATCCTCTGGCGTATGCGGACTCGAATCTTATTGGGCATTTAAACGTGCTGGAAGGCTGCCGACACAATAAAGTCGAGCATCTGTTATATGCTTCTTCCAGCTCGGTATATGGTCTGAATCGAAAGCTGCCATTTGCGACTGAAGATTCGGTCGACCACCCGATATCATTGTATGCGGCAACCAAGAAAGCCAATGAGTTGATGTCGCACAGCTACTCTCACCTATATGGTCTCCCAACCACCGGCCTGCGTTTCTTTACCGTCTATGGCCCGTGGGGGCGTCCAGATATGGCGCTGTTCAAATTCACCAAGGCCATATTGGCGGGTGACAGTATTGATGTATATAACCACGGCGAGATGCACCGTGACTTTACCTACATCGACGATATTGCCGAGGCTATTGTCCGCTTGCAGGCGGTTATTCCTCAGCCAAATGCTGACTGGACGGTAGAGCAGGGATCGCCGGCGACCAGTTCTGCCCCATACCATGTCTATAATATCGGCAACAGCAGCCCGGTGAAGCTGATGAAATATATCAGTGCGCTGGAACAGGCGTTGGGGATCGAAGCGCGTAAAAATATGCTGCCTATGCAACCTGGCGACGTGTTAGATACCAGTGCCGATACCGCAGAGCTCTATCGCGTGATTGGATTCAAGCCGGAAACCAGCGTTGAAGAAGGCGTGAAACGCTTTGTTGAATGGTATAAATCATTTTATAAAGCTCAGTAA
- a CDS encoding UDP-glucose dehydrogenase family protein, translating to MKVTVFGIGYVGLVQAAVLAEVGHDVMCIDIDERKVENLKKGNIPIFEPGLTPLVQQNYEAGRLHFTTDAKAGVAHGTIQFIAVGTPPDEDGSADLKYVTAVARTIAEHMTEHKVVIDKSTVPVGTADKVRQVMEETLQKRGSKVPFDVVSNPEFLKEGAAVADCMRPERIVIGTDNKDVIEPIRELYEPFNRNHDRMIMMDIRSAELTKYAANCMLATKISFMNEMSNLAEMLGADIEKVRQGIGSDSRIGYHFIYPGCGYGGSCFPKDVQALIRTAEHIGYQPKLLQAVEQVNYQQKYKLTKFIKHHFGEDLKGKTFALWGLAFKPNTDDMREASSRVLMEQLWEAGAIVQAYDPEAMNEVQRIYGQRDDLKLVGTKEAALHGADALVICTEWQNFRAPDFDVIKGALKQPVIFDGRNLFDPERLESRGFTYYAIGRGASIQPVI from the coding sequence TTTTGAGCCTGGCTTAACGCCGTTGGTTCAGCAGAACTATGAAGCCGGCCGCCTGCATTTTACCACCGATGCTAAAGCTGGGGTGGCGCATGGTACCATTCAGTTTATCGCGGTGGGGACGCCGCCGGATGAAGACGGTTCTGCCGACCTGAAATATGTGACTGCCGTTGCGCGTACCATCGCGGAACACATGACCGAACACAAAGTGGTGATCGACAAATCTACCGTGCCGGTCGGTACTGCAGATAAAGTCCGCCAGGTGATGGAAGAAACCCTGCAAAAACGTGGCAGCAAAGTGCCTTTCGATGTGGTTTCCAATCCGGAATTTTTGAAGGAAGGGGCGGCGGTAGCAGACTGCATGCGTCCTGAGCGCATCGTTATCGGTACCGATAACAAAGATGTGATCGAACCAATCCGTGAACTGTACGAACCGTTTAACCGCAATCACGATCGCATGATCATGATGGATATTCGCAGTGCCGAGTTGACCAAATATGCCGCCAACTGCATGCTGGCGACCAAAATCAGCTTTATGAACGAAATGTCTAACCTGGCCGAAATGCTGGGGGCAGATATTGAGAAAGTGCGCCAGGGTATCGGTTCAGATTCCCGTATCGGTTATCACTTTATCTATCCAGGCTGCGGTTACGGCGGCTCCTGCTTCCCGAAAGACGTTCAGGCGCTGATCCGTACTGCGGAACATATTGGTTACCAGCCAAAACTGTTGCAGGCCGTAGAGCAGGTCAACTATCAGCAGAAGTATAAGCTGACCAAATTTATCAAACATCATTTCGGTGAAGACCTGAAAGGCAAAACCTTTGCGTTATGGGGCTTGGCATTCAAACCGAACACCGACGATATGCGCGAAGCCTCCAGCCGTGTGTTGATGGAGCAGTTGTGGGAAGCGGGCGCTATCGTTCAGGCTTACGATCCTGAAGCAATGAATGAAGTGCAACGTATCTACGGCCAACGTGATGACCTGAAGCTGGTAGGGACCAAAGAAGCGGCGTTGCATGGCGCTGATGCTTTGGTTATCTGTACCGAGTGGCAGAACTTCCGTGCGCCGGATTTCGATGTGATTAAGGGTGCGCTGAAGCAGCCAGTGATCTTTGATGGCCGCAACCTGTTTGATCCAGAGCGTCTGGAAAGCCGAGGCTTTACTTATTATGCGATTGGTCGCGGTGCGTCCATTCAGCCGGTTATTTAA